A single region of the Thermotoga profunda AZM34c06 genome encodes:
- the aspS gene encoding aspartate--tRNA ligase, protein MLRTHTCGELRIQDVGKKVVLAGWVDRIRDLGGVKFIMLRDRYGLTQVVLSSDNHADLRRESVVQVEGVVRERPKETINKDLATGEVEVVAEKIIVLSSPLKDLPFYPGETKLPSEDVRLKYRYIDLRRKEAMDKIIIRHKVAQAVRNYLTSQGFVEVETPFLTKSTPEGARDFLVPSRLKPGTFYALPQSPQLFKQLLMVSGLDRYFQIVRCFRDEDLRADRQPEFTQIDIEMSFNTREDVLQVTENMLKFVFKQVLDVELPDKLDHLTYDYCMNTYGSDKPDRRIGMEFKDVSDCFMESEYHVISNVLAQNGVIKGFTLKNFSEKMTRKLADELDELAKSLGLGGILWFAVDQNNVLRGSALRYLEKNYKTVVEKLSMQPKDVFIFAVGKNNIVNSTLGEIRKLLGERFFSHLKTGFDIFWVIDFPMFEYSEEENRFVAQHHPFTMPNLEDLEKYRDSDLSKIRAQSYDIVINGFEVGSGSVRIHNAELQREVFKLMQLSEDEIKVKFGFLLEAFQYGAPPHGGIALGLDRLVAIICDVSSIRDVIAFPKTSSGVCPLTGAPDVVSERQLKELKIKLGGD, encoded by the coding sequence ATGCTTAGAACCCACACATGTGGTGAGCTTAGAATTCAAGATGTCGGTAAAAAAGTCGTTTTAGCAGGTTGGGTAGACAGAATCAGGGATCTTGGTGGTGTGAAGTTCATAATGCTCAGAGACAGGTATGGTTTGACACAAGTTGTTTTGTCCTCTGATAATCATGCAGACCTGCGTAGAGAATCAGTTGTCCAAGTTGAAGGTGTCGTTAGAGAAAGACCAAAAGAGACAATAAACAAAGATCTCGCGACAGGCGAAGTAGAGGTTGTGGCTGAAAAGATTATCGTTCTTTCATCTCCACTCAAAGATCTTCCATTCTATCCTGGGGAGACGAAACTTCCTTCAGAAGATGTCAGGTTGAAATATCGTTATATCGATCTGAGAAGAAAAGAAGCAATGGACAAAATAATAATAAGGCACAAGGTCGCTCAAGCTGTGAGAAATTATCTGACTTCTCAGGGTTTTGTAGAAGTCGAGACTCCCTTTTTAACAAAAAGCACACCAGAAGGTGCAAGAGATTTCTTAGTACCATCGAGATTAAAACCCGGTACATTCTACGCCTTGCCACAATCACCACAACTTTTCAAACAATTGTTGATGGTTAGTGGCTTGGACAGGTATTTTCAAATTGTAAGGTGTTTTCGCGATGAAGATCTCAGGGCAGATAGACAGCCGGAATTTACCCAAATTGACATAGAGATGTCTTTCAACACAAGAGAAGATGTGTTGCAAGTTACTGAGAATATGCTTAAATTTGTTTTTAAACAGGTGTTAGATGTCGAACTTCCAGACAAATTAGATCATCTCACTTATGATTATTGTATGAATACATATGGCTCAGACAAACCAGATAGAAGAATAGGCATGGAGTTCAAAGATGTGAGCGATTGTTTCATGGAATCAGAGTATCATGTGATATCGAATGTACTGGCACAAAATGGTGTTATCAAAGGTTTTACACTGAAGAATTTTTCGGAAAAGATGACACGAAAACTTGCGGATGAATTAGATGAACTGGCCAAATCTCTTGGACTTGGTGGGATCTTGTGGTTTGCAGTTGATCAAAACAACGTATTACGAGGTTCGGCTTTGAGATATCTTGAGAAAAATTACAAAACAGTCGTTGAGAAACTCTCGATGCAACCAAAGGATGTTTTTATTTTCGCAGTTGGCAAGAACAATATTGTAAACAGCACACTCGGCGAAATTAGAAAGCTCCTTGGAGAGAGATTCTTCTCTCACTTGAAAACAGGTTTTGATATCTTCTGGGTCATAGACTTTCCCATGTTCGAGTACAGCGAAGAAGAAAACAGGTTTGTGGCACAGCATCATCCCTTCACGATGCCAAATTTGGAAGACCTTGAGAAATACAGAGACAGCGATCTTTCAAAAATTAGGGCACAATCTTATGACATTGTTATAAATGGTTTTGAAGTTGGATCTGGAAGTGTTAGAATTCACAATGCAGAACTTCAAAGGGAAGTTTTCAAACTCATGCAGCTGTCTGAAGATGAAATCAAGGTAAAGTTTGGCTTCTTGTTGGAAGCATTTCAATATGGTGCACCACCTCATGGTGGCATAGCGCTTGGTTTGGACAGATTGGTTGCAATAATCTGTGACGTTTCTTCGATAAGGGATGTGATAGCGTTTCCAAAAACTTCAAGTGGAGTCTGTCCGCTCACTGGAGCTCCAGATGTTGTCAGTGAGAGACAATTAAAAGAACTCAAAATAAAACTTGGAGGCGATTGA
- a CDS encoding M3 family oligoendopeptidase yields the protein MKFSQFEYKRPNLNTIQSEFKEYVEQLKRANSVEKAKNCVEKINRIREDFSTASSICMIRFCMNTKDEFYKKEKDYFDSANPVMEGLVNDYYKALIDSKFKEELEEVFGEQLFNIANLAVKTFKPEILEDLIQENKLATQYAELVSSAQIQFNGKRLTIPQLRAFMLSPDRSIRRQAAETLYSFFSSNQERSDEIYDQLVKLRTKIAHKLGYGSFTQLGYDRLGRSDYNPKMVNALREAIKKYVVPVVTELRERQTEQLGLDKLKYYDLSIILKEGNPRPKGDEDEIVSKAKKMYQEMSDETAEFFNFMLENELLDLKCRDGKYPGGFCNFVANYRSPFIFANFNGTEHDVEVLTHEAGHAFQVYRSRDFKIPEYHWPTLEACEIHSMSMEFFAWPWMEYFYQDQAEKAKLVHLWGTLNFIPYGTCVDEFQHCVYENPNITPKERRKLWREIEKTYMPEIDYDGNQFLENGGRWHQQGHIFEDPFYYIDYVLAQICAFQFWMRSVNDRENAFKDYVKLCDMGGSLPFTKLLAVAKLSSPFEKRTIESVARYVSNWIHMHSNV from the coding sequence GTGAAATTTTCGCAGTTTGAGTACAAAAGGCCAAATCTAAACACAATTCAAAGTGAATTCAAAGAGTACGTTGAACAATTGAAAAGAGCAAACAGCGTTGAAAAAGCAAAGAATTGTGTAGAAAAAATCAACAGGATCAGGGAGGATTTTTCCACTGCGTCATCCATTTGCATGATTCGCTTTTGTATGAACACAAAGGATGAATTCTACAAGAAAGAGAAAGATTATTTTGACAGCGCAAATCCAGTGATGGAAGGTCTTGTCAATGATTACTACAAGGCACTGATCGATTCGAAATTCAAAGAAGAACTTGAAGAAGTATTTGGTGAGCAACTTTTCAACATTGCAAATCTCGCTGTTAAAACTTTCAAACCAGAAATTTTGGAAGATCTCATTCAGGAAAACAAACTTGCAACTCAATATGCCGAATTGGTCTCGTCTGCCCAGATTCAGTTCAATGGCAAGAGATTAACAATTCCTCAATTGCGTGCGTTCATGCTTTCACCAGACCGAAGTATTCGAAGGCAAGCTGCGGAAACTTTGTATTCTTTCTTTTCATCTAACCAAGAAAGATCCGATGAAATATACGATCAACTTGTAAAACTCAGAACAAAGATCGCACATAAACTCGGTTATGGATCTTTTACTCAACTTGGTTACGATAGACTCGGTCGTTCAGATTACAATCCGAAGATGGTCAATGCCTTGCGAGAGGCTATTAAAAAATATGTAGTTCCCGTTGTAACCGAACTTCGAGAAAGACAAACCGAACAACTTGGTCTGGATAAATTGAAATATTACGATCTTTCAATCATCCTGAAAGAAGGGAATCCAAGACCAAAAGGAGATGAAGATGAGATAGTTTCGAAGGCAAAGAAAATGTATCAAGAAATGTCAGATGAAACCGCTGAGTTTTTCAATTTCATGCTTGAAAATGAGTTGTTGGATCTCAAATGTCGCGATGGTAAATATCCCGGCGGTTTTTGCAACTTCGTAGCTAATTACAGATCTCCTTTTATCTTTGCGAATTTCAATGGAACCGAACATGACGTTGAAGTGTTAACCCACGAGGCAGGTCATGCCTTTCAAGTTTACAGAAGTAGAGATTTCAAGATCCCCGAATATCATTGGCCTACACTTGAAGCATGTGAAATACATTCTATGAGCATGGAATTCTTCGCATGGCCGTGGATGGAGTATTTTTATCAAGATCAAGCAGAGAAAGCAAAGCTCGTTCATTTATGGGGGACTTTGAATTTCATTCCTTATGGAACGTGTGTAGATGAATTTCAACACTGTGTTTATGAAAACCCAAATATCACACCAAAAGAGAGAAGAAAACTGTGGCGGGAGATAGAGAAAACTTATATGCCAGAAATAGACTATGATGGCAACCAGTTTTTGGAGAATGGCGGCAGATGGCACCAACAAGGGCACATCTTTGAAGATCCTTTCTATTATATAGACTATGTTCTCGCACAAATTTGCGCGTTTCAATTTTGGATGAGATCTGTTAATGATAGAGAAAATGCTTTCAAAGATTATGTAAAACTCTGTGATATGGGAGGAAGCCTGCCTTTTACCAAACTCTTAGCCGTTGCGAAACTGTCTTCGCCGTTTGAGAAAAGAACAATTGAATCGGTGGCGAGATATGTTTCAAATTGGATTCACATGCACAGTAATGTGTAA
- a CDS encoding YjjG family noncanonical pyrimidine nucleotidase, producing the protein MKYEMVYFDLDNTLLDFSRSEKESLCYVFSKYGFELSDEQVELYIQINKKWWQDFSKGLYSKDHIVVARFKEFLEKIGLLNISAEKVAQEYLDKLSKTAYFMPGAKEFLEKMKSQGQRMAVLTNGVQKVQHGRSKILKLENYVEFILTSEQVKKPKPDPAMFIQASKMSNVNLKDSVYVGDDPVVDYQATKNAGMDFILFDPSGVNKNNDFKIVKNFDELYTLLCM; encoded by the coding sequence ATGAAATATGAAATGGTCTATTTTGATTTAGATAATACTCTACTTGATTTTTCTCGTTCCGAGAAAGAGTCGCTATGCTATGTGTTTTCAAAGTATGGTTTTGAGCTCAGCGATGAGCAAGTCGAATTGTATATTCAGATAAATAAAAAATGGTGGCAAGATTTTTCCAAAGGCTTGTACAGCAAGGATCACATAGTTGTGGCGAGATTTAAAGAATTTCTTGAAAAAATTGGTTTACTGAATATATCTGCAGAAAAAGTCGCTCAAGAATACCTCGATAAACTCTCAAAGACCGCCTATTTCATGCCAGGAGCTAAGGAATTTCTTGAAAAAATGAAATCCCAAGGTCAGAGAATGGCAGTACTCACAAATGGTGTACAGAAAGTCCAACACGGCAGATCAAAGATACTCAAATTGGAAAATTACGTAGAATTTATTCTCACCTCCGAGCAAGTGAAAAAACCAAAACCAGATCCTGCGATGTTCATTCAGGCTTCCAAAATGAGTAACGTGAACCTCAAAGATTCAGTTTATGTTGGAGATGATCCTGTGGTAGATTATCAAGCAACAAAAAACGCCGGAATGGATTTCATACTCTTTGATCCATCCGGCGTCAATAAAAACAATGATTTCAAAATTGTTAAAAATTTCGATGAACTTTACACATTACTGTGCATGTGA
- the rbsK gene encoding ribokinase, whose amino-acid sequence MVAIVGSNNVDLVVTVDHFTKPGETQRCLSFERFAGGKGANQAVACKKLGTEVAFLTCVGNDGNGQFAFEKLSQAGVEKFAVKTNLPNGFALIEITKDGENRIIIYPGSNGLLTKDLIHERSQELLKAHMVLLQNEIPFETTFEVARLFKKHGKLVIFDPAPAQNIDKEIFKYVDIITPNESEIFTLTEIKEIDLAVEKLLKAGCRNVLVKMGERGSFFKGEFGQVKTEAFKVKPIDTTAAGDIFNAGFAAEFDRTKDLQKALIFASAAAAISVTRKGAQSSIPTQDEVVEFLKERGQSI is encoded by the coding sequence ATGGTTGCGATTGTTGGTAGCAACAATGTTGATCTTGTTGTCACCGTTGATCATTTTACAAAACCAGGTGAAACACAAAGATGTCTTTCTTTCGAAAGATTTGCAGGTGGTAAAGGGGCAAATCAAGCGGTTGCGTGTAAAAAATTAGGAACAGAAGTCGCTTTTCTCACCTGTGTCGGAAATGATGGAAATGGTCAATTTGCATTTGAAAAACTATCCCAAGCAGGTGTTGAGAAATTTGCAGTAAAAACAAATCTTCCAAATGGTTTTGCTTTGATAGAGATCACGAAAGATGGTGAAAACAGAATAATAATATATCCAGGATCAAATGGTTTATTGACAAAAGATCTTATCCATGAAAGATCACAAGAATTACTCAAGGCACATATGGTACTTCTTCAAAACGAGATACCTTTTGAAACCACATTTGAGGTAGCAAGGCTTTTCAAGAAACATGGTAAATTAGTGATCTTTGATCCTGCACCGGCTCAAAATATAGACAAAGAAATTTTCAAATACGTTGATATCATAACTCCAAATGAATCGGAGATCTTTACTTTGACAGAGATCAAAGAGATTGATCTGGCTGTTGAAAAACTCTTAAAAGCCGGCTGCAGGAATGTACTTGTGAAAATGGGGGAAAGGGGTTCTTTCTTTAAAGGAGAGTTTGGACAGGTAAAAACAGAGGCTTTCAAAGTAAAACCAATAGACACAACTGCTGCAGGAGATATCTTCAATGCAGGTTTTGCTGCCGAATTCGATAGAACAAAAGACCTCCAAAAAGCATTGATCTTTGCAAGTGCGGCAGCTGCTATCAGTGTTACAAGAAAAGGGGCGCAAAGTTCAATACCAACTCAAGATGAAGTCGTGGAATTTTTGAAAGAAAGGGGGCAATCCATATGA
- a CDS encoding exopolysaccharide transport family protein, which produces MNNETIELTLSDIFKIFKRRFWWFLMVFLVVSFGTLIYLLFFTKPIYQASAQLLMQTSQPTISIPSAVTQLMGVSSLGGGTDVQTEIELMKSRQNIEKLINQLNLMELFKDKQVSLEDVVNVISEKWLKIESVKNTRVIQVSAEHENPEVAAKVVNSLIDIYLDMRSRLIVNEYSARVDFIERQLPGIEQELKDVEDRLRKFKEENQIYSLSDQTAKLVEGVAQFDAKVYEAKVSIEQVKTGIKAAEDMLKKVDQKIVSSETISTNPVVQQLRSKLVDLQVELSALLQTYSETDRRVVSLKKQIEETQDLLQKEISKVISAEIQTINPAYSELYTTWILKQTELQVQQATLVAVEKIRDEYLKKVSTIPSIEQKLFELERQKQAKQTTYLALLSQYEQAKIGAVGTVSNVRVITSAVIPNRPSKPNKKLTLAIGGVLGIFLGIVVVFIREVTDKKFRAPDELERIFPKIPILGTISHDKTAKGKDLLVTFECEKEEICSDFKYAAAMVLDMPIKIFGLTSAGEKEGKTFVASNLAYILSKMAQKTLLIDMSTNSPMLSEVFSLENNGDIRDLINGLPLENCITKFSDNLHILPLNEKDSWFLSNPKLVDSLGKLVGLYDKIIVDMPSLNSAEGILASKAVEKFALVICLGKSNKSLITSFVNSNTANKLIGIIVNGINR; this is translated from the coding sequence TTGAACAACGAGACAATAGAACTCACTTTATCTGATATCTTTAAAATCTTCAAAAGACGTTTTTGGTGGTTTTTGATGGTCTTTCTTGTGGTGTCTTTTGGAACTTTGATCTATCTTTTGTTTTTTACAAAACCTATTTATCAAGCAAGCGCACAGCTTCTCATGCAAACCAGCCAACCGACGATAAGTATCCCAAGCGCTGTGACCCAATTAATGGGTGTCAGCAGTCTGGGTGGGGGCACTGATGTCCAGACAGAGATCGAACTGATGAAAAGTCGACAAAACATAGAAAAATTGATTAATCAACTTAATTTGATGGAATTGTTCAAAGATAAGCAAGTGTCACTCGAAGATGTTGTGAATGTAATCAGTGAAAAATGGTTGAAGATAGAAAGTGTTAAGAACACAAGAGTAATACAAGTATCAGCTGAACATGAGAATCCAGAAGTCGCAGCAAAAGTTGTGAATTCTTTGATCGATATTTATTTAGACATGAGAAGTCGGTTGATTGTGAATGAATACAGCGCTCGTGTTGATTTCATAGAAAGGCAATTACCTGGTATTGAGCAGGAATTGAAAGATGTCGAAGATAGATTGAGAAAATTTAAAGAGGAAAACCAGATTTATTCGCTGAGTGATCAAACGGCAAAACTCGTTGAAGGTGTAGCACAGTTTGATGCGAAGGTTTATGAAGCAAAAGTGTCCATAGAACAAGTCAAGACTGGGATCAAGGCAGCAGAAGATATGTTGAAAAAGGTTGATCAAAAGATTGTATCGTCTGAAACAATTAGCACGAATCCCGTTGTTCAACAACTTCGATCTAAACTCGTTGATCTTCAGGTAGAGCTTTCTGCTTTGCTCCAGACATATTCAGAAACCGATAGAAGGGTTGTCTCGTTGAAGAAACAAATCGAAGAAACACAAGATCTTTTGCAAAAAGAGATTAGTAAGGTTATAAGTGCAGAGATTCAAACGATAAATCCCGCTTATTCTGAACTTTATACTACCTGGATTTTAAAGCAAACAGAGCTTCAAGTTCAGCAAGCAACTTTAGTTGCCGTGGAGAAAATCAGAGATGAATATCTAAAGAAAGTTTCAACAATTCCATCGATTGAACAAAAGCTTTTCGAATTAGAGAGACAAAAACAGGCAAAACAAACTACCTATTTAGCTCTTTTGAGCCAGTACGAACAGGCAAAAATAGGTGCTGTTGGTACCGTTAGTAATGTGCGTGTTATCACAAGCGCTGTTATACCAAATAGACCTTCAAAACCGAATAAAAAACTCACACTTGCCATAGGCGGTGTACTGGGGATCTTTCTTGGGATTGTCGTGGTTTTCATCAGAGAAGTGACAGATAAGAAATTCAGAGCACCAGATGAATTAGAAAGAATCTTTCCAAAGATACCAATCTTGGGAACGATATCGCATGACAAAACTGCGAAGGGTAAAGATCTTTTGGTCACATTTGAATGTGAAAAAGAAGAGATCTGCAGTGATTTCAAATACGCAGCCGCAATGGTATTGGATATGCCTATAAAAATTTTTGGCTTGACGAGTGCAGGTGAAAAGGAAGGGAAGACCTTTGTTGCTTCCAATCTTGCATATATTCTTTCAAAAATGGCTCAAAAAACTTTGTTGATCGATATGAGTACAAACTCACCCATGCTTTCAGAGGTTTTCTCTCTTGAAAATAATGGTGATATCAGAGATTTGATCAATGGATTGCCTTTAGAAAACTGTATCACGAAATTTTCTGATAATCTCCACATCTTACCACTTAACGAAAAAGATAGTTGGTTTCTCAGCAATCCAAAACTTGTCGACTCTCTTGGAAAACTCGTTGGATTATACGACAAGATCATCGTAGATATGCCGTCGCTCAATAGTGCAGAGGGTATTCTTGCAAGCAAAGCTGTTGAAAAATTTGCTCTGGTGATTTGTCTTGGCAAGAGTAATAAGAGCTTAATCACTTCGTTTGTCAATTCAAACACTGCAAATAAATTGATTGGTATTATTGTAAACGGGATTAATCGATGA
- a CDS encoding SPL family radical SAM protein — protein MIREITAKTAITRTKIPVAKYVINPYIGCTFGCLYCYARFIGPFKYTGYKWGKDVLVKTNVAQLVEKELIKTKGDFFLSSICDPYQHMEKKYEMTRKIIQILTSHFRKAHIMTKSNLILRDIDLLKDLSVTLTITTDREDVRKILEPGAPSVEERFETLRKLKEAGIDVSVFVGPVIVMDAEHLAYMLSKYVDRVMLDALNYHRQVQMVYEKYGWTDWLTKDKFLEVVERFERVFGKGSVRY, from the coding sequence ATGATCAGGGAGATAACGGCTAAAACAGCCATTACTCGCACTAAGATCCCCGTTGCAAAATATGTGATCAACCCATACATCGGTTGCACTTTTGGATGTTTATATTGTTATGCCCGTTTCATAGGACCTTTCAAATACACTGGTTACAAATGGGGAAAAGATGTTTTGGTCAAAACCAACGTTGCACAACTGGTTGAAAAAGAATTGATCAAAACTAAAGGTGATTTCTTCCTGTCGAGTATTTGCGATCCATACCAACACATGGAAAAAAAGTATGAAATGACACGAAAGATCATTCAGATTCTAACTTCACATTTCAGAAAAGCTCACATCATGACCAAATCAAATCTCATTTTGAGAGATATCGATCTTCTGAAAGACCTTTCTGTAACACTTACAATTACTACAGACCGCGAAGATGTTAGAAAGATTCTTGAGCCAGGTGCTCCTTCCGTTGAAGAGAGATTTGAAACACTCAGAAAACTCAAGGAAGCTGGTATTGATGTCTCTGTCTTTGTAGGACCTGTTATTGTTATGGATGCAGAGCATCTTGCCTATATGCTTTCAAAGTATGTAGATAGAGTAATGCTCGATGCACTCAATTACCATAGGCAAGTGCAAATGGTGTATGAAAAATATGGTTGGACGGATTGGCTGACCAAAGACAAGTTTCTTGAAGTAGTTGAAAGATTTGAGAGAGTTTTTGGAAAAGGTTCTGTTAGATATTGA
- the purD gene encoding phosphoribosylamine--glycine ligase produces MKILVVGQGGREHALVWKLSFDKEIELFCTPGNGGICEDAKCSVLTNIQDILNFAVREKIDLTVVGPEIYLANGIVDEFEKHGLKVFGPNKKAAMIESSKVFAKLLMSKYNIPTAKFEVFDNQIDAQKYLCKIDTPIVVKADGLAAGKGAIVAKSKKDAYKAIDDIMNKKIFGEAGNKVIIEEFLQGKEVSVLAFCDGKTVIPMVSSMDYKRACDNDRGPNTGGMGAIAPCPYYSKETAEYVYHRILTKTVKALQDEGIEYKGVLYAGLMITKDGPKVLEFNCRFGDPETQVILMLLKNNLVEILQATVEGSLNNRSIKWSDEKAVCVVLVSGGYPDSYKTGFEISGLKSIEKDVVIFHAGTKKVDEKILTNGGRVLNICAKSQSYEQARKVVYDAIKNIYFENMYYRKDIALNLYR; encoded by the coding sequence GTGAAAATCTTGGTGGTTGGACAAGGCGGAAGGGAACACGCGCTGGTTTGGAAACTGTCTTTTGATAAAGAAATAGAGCTTTTCTGCACTCCTGGAAATGGTGGAATCTGTGAAGACGCAAAATGCTCTGTTTTGACAAATATCCAAGATATATTAAACTTTGCTGTTCGAGAAAAGATAGATCTTACAGTAGTGGGTCCAGAGATCTACCTTGCGAATGGTATCGTTGATGAATTTGAAAAACATGGTTTAAAGGTCTTTGGACCGAACAAAAAGGCTGCAATGATAGAAAGTAGCAAAGTCTTTGCAAAACTTCTCATGTCAAAGTACAATATACCAACGGCTAAGTTTGAAGTCTTTGACAATCAAATAGATGCTCAAAAATATCTTTGTAAAATCGACACACCAATTGTTGTGAAGGCCGACGGACTTGCCGCGGGAAAGGGTGCTATTGTTGCAAAATCAAAAAAGGATGCATACAAAGCAATAGATGATATTATGAACAAAAAAATCTTTGGCGAAGCAGGAAATAAGGTGATAATCGAAGAATTTCTCCAAGGAAAGGAAGTCTCTGTTCTGGCTTTTTGTGATGGAAAAACCGTGATTCCCATGGTTAGCAGTATGGACTACAAGAGAGCCTGTGATAATGATCGTGGTCCTAACACCGGTGGAATGGGGGCAATTGCACCGTGCCCATATTACTCAAAAGAGACGGCGGAATATGTCTATCATCGGATTCTCACTAAAACTGTTAAAGCCCTACAAGATGAAGGAATCGAGTACAAAGGTGTGCTCTACGCAGGGTTGATGATCACAAAAGATGGACCAAAAGTATTGGAATTCAATTGTAGATTTGGAGATCCAGAAACACAGGTGATATTGATGCTGTTGAAAAATAATCTTGTAGAGATTTTACAAGCCACGGTAGAAGGAAGTCTGAATAATCGTTCAATAAAATGGTCAGACGAAAAAGCCGTTTGTGTAGTGTTGGTAAGCGGTGGATATCCAGATTCTTACAAGACGGGATTTGAAATCTCTGGCTTGAAAAGTATAGAAAAAGATGTGGTCATCTTTCACGCAGGCACAAAAAAGGTCGACGAAAAAATTCTAACAAACGGTGGCAGAGTTTTGAATATCTGTGCGAAATCACAGAGTTATGAACAAGCAAGAAAAGTCGTTTATGATGCAATCAAAAACATTTATTTTGAGAACATGTATTATCGAAAAGATATCGCTCTTAACCTATACAGGTGA